Genomic DNA from Candidatus Cloacimonadota bacterium:
TGATATTTCTTTTGCTTCGTATCTCTTTTATTCTCTTACCGATAGACATCTGTCCGCCTTAAGATATACTTAAAATCATATTATGTTCTTGACAGGATATACCAATAATCATATCTTGTCCCTATAACCTAAGTCTACAAAATGAGGTGATGGAATGAATGTCAAGAACAAAGTTCAGAAGGACGAGAGTAGAAGCGGCATCCTGCCGCTTTCAAAGAGGCTGGAAGGCATTTCCAGAGAAATGAATAATGCGGCAGCACGAGCGAATGAAGTGCATCATAAAACGCCACAACTTTCAACTCTCAACTTTCAACTTTCAACTAACCAAGAGAGGTAAAAATGCAAAGTAAGAAGATACTAAGTGCCGCTGAGATCCGGGCGGAGCTTGCCCGGCGGAAGATCAGCAAGGCGCAGTTAGCGCGCGAGACCGGGATCTACTATCCCTACCTGATTGAGGTGCTGCAGGGGCATCAACCCGCCACCAGGATGCGCCAAATCATCACAGCACACCTGCAGAAGCGGGGTTCGCATGAGCCAAAAGCCCTGCATTGATAGGAATTGTGTCCATGGGATACTCCTTCTTGTTTTTTACCAAACCCAAGCTTGGGGTATCCCTATTTTTTGTCAATAAGAGGCAATCATGAATGATAAGTTGAAAGTTGAGAGTGGAGAGTTGAAGCTGATCCCCGTGCAGGAATATGCTGAACTGGTGGGGAAAAGCAGACAGGCTGTTCTAAAGGCAATTAAAAATGGTAAGCTGAGGGCTGTGCTCGCACCTCACCCTACGGTATCCGGAAGAACAGCTTACATGATCCCTGTGCATGACAACCATGACAACCATGACAACCATGACAACCATGACAACCATGACAACCATGACAACCATGACAACCATGACAACCATGACAACCATGACAACCATGACAACCCATGCGAACCATGCGAACCATGCGAACCATGCGAACTCGATTCCACCACGGTGGCGCCGGTGCTCGTCAAAACGCCAAAACGACAAAACCCTACAACCGATGCAACCCCCAATCGCCAAAACGCCACAAGCACTCAACTCTCAACTCTCAACTCTCAACTCTCAACTGGGCGAAGCCCCCTCAACTCTCAACTTTCAACTGAGACTTTATCTCTCCCTTCCGGCTCCATCATCACCCGCGGCAGTTCCCGCCTTAGCGAGAAGCAGAAGCGCATTGCGCTGAGCCGCGCTCAGGTGTGTGAAGAGCTGCAGGGTTTGATCAGCCGGGAAAAGCTCAGCCTGGCAAAGGGGATCGGCATCTATCTG
This window encodes:
- a CDS encoding regulatory phage cox family protein, which produces MNDKLKVESGELKLIPVQEYAELVGKSRQAVLKAIKNGKLRAVLAPHPTVSGRTAYMIPVHDNHDNHDNHDNHDNHDNHDNHDNHDNHDNHDNHDNPCEPCEPCEPCELDSTTVAPVLVKTPKRQNPTTDATPNRQNATSTQLSTLNSQLSTGRSPLNSQLSTETLSLPSGSIITRGSSRLSEKQKRIALSRAQVCEELQGLISREKLSLAKGIGIYL